The genomic window CGACGCGGCGGCGATCTGTCTGGGCGCGCGGACCGCCTACTACGGGCTCGAGGGCGTCCGGGAGCACTCGACGCCGCTCAAGCGGCTCTCGCACGCGAATCGGATTCGGTCGGGCGCGCTCGAGACGTTCCGCGGCGACGACCCGCGGCTCGTCGTCGGCGGGGCCGGCCTCTCCGGAGTGCAGGTCGCGGGAGAACTCGCGGCGCTCGCTCGCGAGGAACGGGCCGACGCGACGATTACGGTCCTCGAGCAATGCGAGCACGTCGCACCGGGGTTCTCGGACCCCTTCCAGCGCGCGGTTCGGACCGCACTCGAGGAGCAGGGGGTCGAGGTGCGGACCGACGCGGCCGTCCGGCGAGCCGACGAGACGCACGTCCACCTCGAGTCGGGCGACCGGGTCCTCTACGACCGGTTCGTCTGGACCGGCGGGATTCGGGGCGCGGACGCGCTCGAGGGCGAGCGGCCGACGGTCCGGAGCGACCTCCGGCTCGACGACCGGACGTTCGCGCTCGGGGACGCGGTCCGCGCGGTTGGCGCCGACGGGGAGCCCGTGCCGGCGAGCGCACAGGCCGCCGTGCGGGAAGCGCGGACGGTCGCGGAGAGTATCACCACCCTCGCTACGGACGGCGACGGGATCGAGGTCGACGCCGCTCTCGAGGCGTTCACCTTCGAGTCGCCCGGCTGGGTCGTCAGCGTGGGCGACGACGCGGTCGCGACGGTCGGCGACCGCGTCCTCACGGGCCGAGCAGCGAACGGCCTGAAAACGACGGTCGGGTTGGGGTATCTCTCCGCGGTCAGCGACGCCGAAACCGCGGCGGGGTTCGCCTATCGGGACCTCGTCCCGGAGCGGTTCCAGCGCGACCGGTGAGCGGAGACGTTCCGCGGCGGTCCGCTCGCGGGACGCCGTCGCGATCGAGCCGTCCTCACTCGAGCGAGATGACGACCTTCCCCTGATGGTCGCCGGCTTCGACGTAGCGGTAGGCCTCTCGAACCTCGTCGAAGTCGAAGACGCGGTCGATGACGGGTTCCATGTCGGTCGCGGCCATCGCGCGGTTCATCCGGTCGAACATCGCGCGGCTGCCGACGCCCATCACGCCCTCGACGGTGAGCGCCTTCTGGAGCATCAGTCCTGGATGCACCTGCCCGTCCTGCCCGGCGAGCACGCCGATGAGATGGACGTGGCCGTTGACCGCCGCGGCCTCGAGGGACCGCTCGAGCGTTCCCGGGCCGCCGACTTCGATGACGTGATCGACGCCGCCGTCGGTCCGCTCTCGGACGGCCTCGCCCCACTCCGGAGTTGCCTCGTAGTTGATCGTCCGCGACGCGCCGAGGTCGCGAGCGCGCTCGAGTTTGTCGTCGCTCGAGGAGGTGACGATGACCTCGGCCCCCTGCATCGTCGCGAACTGGAGCGCGAACGTCGAGACGCCGCCGGTTCCGAGCGCGAGGACGCTCTCGCCGGCGGTGAGGTCGCCGTCCTCGACGAGGGCACGCCACGCGGTCAGCCGGCACACGACAGCGTCGCGCCCTGTTCGTAGGAGAAGTGCTCGGGAAGTACCGCGAGGCTCTCCGCGGAAAACGTCGCGTATTCGGCCAGCGCGCCGTCGACGTTCCCGCCCGTCGTCCGCGCCATTTTCTCTCGTGTCCCCTCCCCCTCGATCCAGTCGGGAGCGAACGGCGTCGCGACCCGGTCGCCTTCCGAAAGTCGATCGACGTCCTCGCCGACCGCGACGACCTCGCCGGCACCGTCCGAGAGCGGGACGACCGGCAACGCCGCGCCCGGATAGGCGAGTTGATCGTTCGCGATCGCCAGATCCCGGTAGTTGAGCGAGGCCGCGTGAATCCTGACGAGCGCCTCGTCGTCGTCTGGCGTCGGCCGGTCGCGGTCGGTTCGGACGATCCCCTCGTAGTCACTCGTGGCTTCCTGAACTTCGTAGAGTTTCATCACCGGAGCAATGGCCCTGCCGGACTTCGGTCTGCCGCCCGGCGACCGTTTTGCTGGCTCCCAGCGCTACCGGCAATCGGCTGTCCGGCACCGAGCGGCCGCGAGCGTCGGCGTCACGTCCACCGATCCAGCCCCGTCTGCGTGACGCTCTCCTCGATGCGCTCGAAGCCGCGTTCGACCTCGCCGGCGTCGACGCCCCACTCGTCGGTGACGTAGGCCCTCGCGGCCTCGAGGTCCGGATCGACGCTCGCGTCGAACTCGTAGTCGTCGGTCACGTCGGGATCGCGGAACAGTTGGCGAACGCGGTCGCCGTACTCGACGTGATCGCCACGCGCCTCGAGGACGCTCCAGAGGTCGCCGTGTTCGGTGATCGCCGAAATCGCCGTCTTCGGTCCGATTCCGGAAACGCCCTCGTTGAAGTCCGTCCCGATGAGGATCGCCGCGTCGATCAGCTGCTCGAGGGTCAGGTCGTGGTGGGCGAGGCTGGCCTCGAGATCCATCAGTTCGGGATCGCCCTTGCTCGTCAGTTGGCGCAGGGTCAGCGGGGAGCCAAAGAGGAGGGCGTCGTAGTCTTCCGACCCCACGTAGTCGGCGTCGCCCCGTTTGACCATGTGGGCGGCCTGGGCCTCGCCCTCCGCCGGCGCTTCGACGATGGGTACGTCAAGCAGTCGCAGCAGTTCGCGGCTCGTCTCCTGGATCGTCGGCGTCAGCCGCTGCGTTCGGGACTCGAGTTGCGCGATGGCGACCGCGTCGCCCTCCTCGCGGGCGGTCTCGAGTTGCGCCTCGTAGCTCCGGCGCTGTTCGCGGCGGGACTCGATCTCGTCGTCTTTCAGTTCGGAGGGGCCGCCGTCGAAGACCATCACCGGCGTGATGTCGTGTTCGAAGAACTTGGGCAGCCCCTGGACGATCCCGACGAGGTTGGCGACCTCGGTTCCGTCCCCGGTCGTGTACGTCGCGCTGTCGGTCCACTTGACCGTCGTCGTCAGATAGCGGTAGAGCCAGTTGTGCGCGTCGACGGCGACGGTCCCCTCGATGTCGTCGAAGGGAATCTCCTCGATGACGGCGATATCCCGAAGTGCGGCGTTTCCCATTGGCAGCCATTTGGGCGGACCGGGATTTGAATCGTTGGCTTCGACCCGCCCGCGTACCGAGTCGATCGGCGTCGATACGAAGTTTTATTCCGGGGATGAAATGAATATACACTAACTGATAGCATGGATACCGCCTCGAGCCCGGGTCGTCGGGCAGTGCTCGCCGGCGTCGGAACGCTGCTCGGCGCGGGCGCGGGCTGTCTCGGCGCGGACCGGACGCCCGCCGCGAGCGAGACCGACTGGCGAATGTACGGCCGCGATCCGGGCCGAACGCGGTACGTCTCGGACGCTGACCTGCCACGGGACGGCGTCGAGATCGCTTGGTCGCGCTCGGTCAGCGCGTCCGGGTGGCTCCCGCCGGTCGTCGCGAACGGGACCGTCTACTGCCAGTACGCAAACGGGCTGTTCGTCGTCGATGCCGAGACCGGCGACGGAGATGTCGCCAATACCTACGGCGGCTTCGGTCGGGGTGCCGGCCCGATGGCGTTCGCCTCGACGACGGTCTACCGGGACGGCGTGTTGCTCGTCCCGTACGGGAACGCGGTCGCCGGCTACGCCGCCGAACCCGACGGCTGGCCCGAGACCGTCTCGGGGATCGGCGAGGACCGGGCGCGCTGGTGGATCGACGGCGAGGGCGTTAGTACGGCGCCGCCCGGCGGGTTCGGTGCGGACGCGGCGCAGTCCGGCACACCGGTCGTCGCGGACGGGACCGTCGTTAGCCTCCATCCGCAGGGAACCGTTTCGGCCGTCACGCCCGACGATGGTGGCGAACGCTGGCGATACGGACTCGCGGCCGCCAACCCCGACGACGAGTACTCGCTCGTTCCCATCGACCACGTCGTCGACACCGCGACCGGGACCGTCGTCGTGAAAGGGCGCGTCCTCGGCGGACCGGTGCTCGTCGGACTCGACCTCGCGGACGGCACTCTCGAGTGGACCGTCGGCGAGGGGCGGACCCCCGAGTGGCGGGTCGAGGCCGGCGACAGTATGGCGGCACGCGACGGGACGGTCTACACCGTCGGATGGACGGAATCGGACTCGAGCCGGGCGGTTCGGATCCGCGAACTCGACGCGGCGTCGGGAGGTCGCGGCTGGACTCGCCCGCTCGAGCGCGACGCACACGTCGGGTTCGCCGTTGACGAGACGACCGTCTACCACGTCGGCGTGATCGAAGCCGACGAGGGGGCTGACCCGATCGGCGTCGCGGCCATCGACCGCGCGGACGGCGGCGTTCGGTGGACGGAGACCATCGACGACGCGCCCGGCAGCATCCTGACGGAAGGGGGCCCACCGCCGACGGTCGCCGGCGACCTCCTGCTCGTCCCCAGCCGTGCGGGTCTCCACGCCCTCGCGACGGCGGACGGGGAACGACTGTGGACGTTCACGGAAACGGTCGGGACCTCAGGCGGCGGCGAAACCGAACGCGCCGCCCTGACACCGGCGGTCGTCGCCGGCGATCGAATCGTCATCGGAACGACGCTGATGCTCTACGGGCTGGGTGACGATGGCGACTGACGACTCCGATTCCGACGCGGTGAACGGGGGCGAGACGGGGTCGGAGCCGGTCGTCTCGAGCCTCGGGGCCGGTCCCGGTCTCGGGTCGATTCTCGCGACCGCGGTCGCCCTGCTCCGCGGACGGCCGTCGCTGCTCGTCCCCTTCGCCGTCGCCGGTGCGCTCGGTGCCGCAAGTACGGTCGCTAGGCTCGCGTCGCCGTACCCCGTTGGCCTCGCGCCGTTCCCCGACCGTGGCCTCGTCCAGCTTTCGCTGCCGCTTGTCCCGCGGCTCGAGCCGACGGTCGAAATCAGTTCCGCGATCCTGTCCGGGATGAAACCCCGGTTTCTCGTCGCCTTCATCGGCTGGCAGGCGCTGCTCAGCGCCGCGACGGCGGTCGCGTTCGCCTGGTGTCTCTGGCTGGCGGCCGCGGACACGAACGGGGTTGTCCCGCCGCTCGATCGGGTCGCCCGACTCGTCGCGTTCGTCGCGGTCGTCGACGGCGTCTCGCTCGGCACGGTAGTCCTGGCCGGCGCGTGGACCGGGTTCGGCATCGGGCTCGCGTTCGTGGCGCTACTCCTGATCGCTCCCGTTTTCGTCGCGCTCTTCGTCGCTCCCGCGGCCATCGTGATCGACGGCGACGATCTGGTCGCGGCCGCACGCGAGAGCCTCGAGTACGCGGTCGCAAGTCCCGGCACGATTCTGGTGATATTGGTCGGGCTCGGCTCCGTCGGATACGCACTGACCGGCGTCTCGCGGCTCGCGTCGTCGCCCGTTGGAGCCGTGCTGGCGACCGTCGTCAGCGTGACCGTCGCGGGAACAGTCCACGCCGTCGCGGTCGCCGCGCTCCACTCGGCGGGGCCGCAGTAGGGTTGTCGGCTGGGGACTCCGTTGTGTCGCGACCCGTCGTCGATACGGCCTCGCCGTCCGTTCACTCACCGCCAGTCTCCGGCGGCTCACTGCCGAGCCGCGACTCGAGGAACGCCTCCTCGTCCGCCGAGAGGTCGCGAGCGCGGTACTCCTCGAGTCCCGCCTGATACCGCTCGCGCGGGGTCCAGTCCGCGTCGGCATCCGGGGTTGCGTCCGCATCCGTCCCCGGGTCCGAGTCCGGGCTCGGATACTCGAGGATCAGTTCGGCGATGCCCGTCGTCTCGCCGGTGTAGGCGAAGCCGGTCCGGTAGAGCGCCTCGTAGGCGAAGGGGTTGTTGACGGCGATCCGGAGCCGGTCGTAGCCGCGCTCGAGGGCCCGATCGCGGACCAGTCGACAGAGCCGCGGGCCGATCCCCTCGCCGCGGCGCTCGCGGTCGACGGTCACGTAACGCAGCCACAGCGTGTCGCCGTCGGTGCGGTCCTCGTTGAACGCGACGGCCGCGACGATCCGGCCGTCCTCGGCTCGAGCCACCGCTTTCCCCGTGTTCGTCATGACGAACTTCCCGGCGTAGCTGAACCGTTCGTGATCGAGTCGGAGTTTGGGGCCGTCGGGCGGCCACTCGAGCAGTTCGTACTCCACGGGAGCGCTTGGCGAGCGAGCCACTACAATGCACGGATCGGGACGTTCCGTCAGCCCTGAGATGCCGGAAAACCGACGGAACGAACACTTTTGGACTCGTTTGTGGTATCGATGACACGATGAGTAGCGAATCCAACACCGTGGCTACGACCGGACTCAGCGGCAACACCGGATGGCTCGTCGGCGGCGCGCTCGGCGGTGCGATCGGTGCGGTCGCGTTCGGCATCGTCATGTGGCTGCTCGACCCGGACGTCCTCTCGGCCGCGATCCCGTCGATCTACGGGCTCGATCCCGTCAGCCCCGTGGGTTGGGCAGTCCACGTCGCACACGGGGTCGTCCTCGGAATCGTCTTCGGGGTGCTGGTCACGCGCCCGCCGATCCTCGGTGCCCTTCGAACCGATGTCGAGACGGATGCGCTCTCCCGAACCGGGATCGTCTTCCGAACGACCGCCGCCGGGTTCGTCTTCGGGCTGCTCGTCTGGACGGTCCTCCCCCTCATCGTCCTCCCCGTCTGGCTGGACGCGGTCGGCGGTAGCGGGGCCGAACCGCTCACGACGGCCGCCGCGGGGAGCCTGTTCGGCCACCTGCTGTTCGGAACCGTCCTCGGGGCCGTCTTCGCGGTGACCGTGGATCTCCACGACCGGACGGCCGAAACGCCGTTTTAGCGCGGACCCTCCGCAGCGCCGTTCCGAGTCTGCTATCGTTTTCGTTTCGAAAATCCAACCAGAACCGACGACTGTTTATTGATTGACCGTTCAGTCAGTATACGAGATGACACCATGAACGCGATACGCGTCGACGGACTAACCAAGGAATTCGACGGCGTGACCGCCGTCGACGACCTCTCGTTTACGGTCGCGCAGGGCGAACTGTTCGGCCTGCTCGGACCGAACGGGGCCGGCAAATCCACGCTCATCAACATGCTGGTGACGCTGTTGCCACCGAGCGCGGGAACCGCGACCGTCAACGGCCGCGATATCCGCGCCGAAAAGGGAGCCGTCCGATCCAGTCTGGGAATCGTCTTTCAGGAACCAGCGCTCGACGAGGAACTCACCGGCGCGGAAAACCTCGCCTTTCACTCGCGGCTGTACGGCCAGCACGCGACCGAACGGGACGACCGCATCGACGAGGTGCTCGCGCTCGTCGGCCTCGAGGCCGAGCGGGACGACCCCGTCGGCACCTACTCGGGCGGCATGAAACGTCGCCTCGAGATCGGCCGCGGGCTGTTGCACGAGCCCGCGGTCCTCTTCCTCGACGAGCCGACCGTCGGTCTCGACGCACGCACCCGCCGGGACATGTGGGCGTACATCGAGCGGCTGAACGCGGAGGCCGGCGTCTCGATCGTCCTGACGACCCACTACATTGAGGAGGCCGAACGTCTCTGTGACCGCGTCGCGATCGTCGACGAGGGCGACATCGTCGCGATGGACTCGCCGACGGCGCTCAAAGACTCGCTGGGCGGCGACGTCGTCGCCCTCGAGTTCGCGGACGACGTTCCCGCCGCACTGCTCGAGCGACTCCCCGAACAGCCGTGGATTCGCGAACACGCCGTCGTCGACACCGGCGTCCACGTCACGGTCGACGACGGCGACGCGCGGATCGCCGACCTCGTCCGTCTCGCCGACGACGCAGGCGCTCGGATCTCGGCGGTCGACCTGCGCGAGCCGACCCTCGAGAACGTCTTCCTCGACCTGACCGATCACTCGGCCAGCGACGAGCGGAGCGGGACCGGCCTCGAGTTCGGCACCGGCAGCGAGGGCACCAGATCGGCCGCGAACGGCTCGAGCGCGGCGATGGGAGCCGGTGACTCGGGTTCGAGTTCGGACGCCGATCGCTCGAGTACGGTCTCGACGGAGGAGCAGCCGTGAACGTCGTCGACTGGCAGGCCATCTATGGGCTCTGGCTGCGCGACACCAAACGGTTCCTCCGGACGCCGTCGCGGATCGTCGGCTCGCTCGCGATGCCGCTGCTGTTCCTCGTCTTCATGGGCTTCGGGTTTCAGGGCGCGGCGATCCCCGGCCTCCCCGAAGACGTGGACTACCTCCAGTACCTCGTCCCCGGTATCGTCGGTTTCACCATGCTGTTCGGGGCCTCCTTCGCCGGGCTCTCGATCCTCGCGGATCAGGAGGTCGGCTTTCTCAAGGAGATTCTCGTCGCACCCGTCAGCCGTACGTCCATCGTCCTCGGCCGGATCGCGGGCGGCTCGACGACGGCGCTCGTCCAAGCGCTACTCATCCTCCTGCTCTCGATCCCGCTCGGGTTCGCGCCGGTGAGCCTGCTCTCGGTACCCCTCGCGGTCGTCTTCCTCGCGCTGCTCGCGATCACCTTCGTCGGCTTCGGGATCGCGCTCGCGTCCCAGTTCAGCGACAGCGAAGGGTTCGGCCTGATCGTCCAGTTCGTCATCTTCCCGCTCTTTTTCCTCTCCGGCGCGCTGTACCCGCTCGAGGGACTGCCGAGTTCGGTGCGATATCTGGCGTACGCGAACCCGCTGACCTACGGGGTCGACGGCCTGCGGGCGGTGCTGGTCGGCACGTCGTCGTTCTCCGTCCTGGTCGATCTCGGCGCGCTCGGGTTCTCGTCGGTCGTGATGGTCGCGATCGGTGCATCGCTGTTCGAGCGCGTCGAAGCGGTGTGAGAGCGGGTGCTCGAGAAGGTTGGTTTCGGGAACTTCAACAGCCGTTCGTCGAAACGTGCACGGACCGGGATTTGAACCATCTGAAGACGGTCACGTCCGCTCCGCTCACGCACTGCGTCTTCCGTAATTCAAATCCCTCTATCGCGCATTTTCTCCTCACGTTCGTTCGTCGAAAAGTGCGCGGACCGGGATTTGAACCCGGGCCATGAGCTTGGAAGGCTCAGGTCCTACCACTAGACCATCCGCGCGCATCTCCCGGTTTTCGTCCCACGTTTAAGGCTCTTCCTTTTCCGCTCGAGTCACGGCTAGCGATTAGCCCGCATCGAGGACCGGGTTACGCGAAAAAACGGTGTCGCATCAGCCAGCGGATGGTGGTCACGAGCGCGCTCCACAATGGAATCGGCAAGTCGGGACGCCTATCGCTCGAGCAGGGCACCCGAGGAGCCGACGGCGATGTCGACGGGGCCGGTGGCGACGGCTCGGAGGTTCTCGCCGACCGGCGTCTCGTTCCGGGTCCACTTGCCGTCCTCGAGTTCGAAGACCGCGCCACCGCTGCCGACGGTGTAGCCGGTGCCGGCGTCGGTCTCGATGTCGAAGAGGGCGGCGTCACCGAGGCTCTCGGGGACCCACTGGCTCCCGTTGTACGTGAACACGGAGGCGTTACCGCCGCTGACACGGACGTCGTCCGCGGCGTCGCTGTCGAGGCCGTAGTAGGTGACCCCGGCGTCCTCGATGCCGATCGGGTTCCACGTGACGCCGTCGTCGGTGGCGAACACCTTTCCGTTGGTGTCGACGACGTGGCCCGAGCGGGCGTCGTAGAACTCGATCGCCTTCAGTCCGGAGCCGCTGCCGGGGACCTCGTAGTTCCACGTGCCCTCTTTGCCGTTGTCGAAGCTGTAGTGGACGGAGCCGGAGTCGTCGGCCACGTACACGTCCGCTTCGCCCGCGGGGCCGGTGACGGCGATGTCGTTGAAGTTCGCCGTGAAGTCGTTGGGCGCCGAGCGGTCGACGAGGTTGCCGGTCGTCACGTCGTACTCGCCGATCGCACCGCTCGAGCCGACGAGCCAGAGGCGCTCGCCGTCGTCGGTGGTGTCGACGCCGTAGAGGTCGTTGCCGTTGCCGGTGGGACCGCCCTGCAGGACGACCTCCCAGCCGCCGGCGGTGCGTTCGATGACCAGTCCGGAGCCCGCGACCGCGTGCGGATTCGTCGCCGTGTAGGCGACGTCGTGGATCGTGCTGTCGACCGGGGTCTCGACGACCGTCCAGTCGGACTCGGCGGCGGAAACCGTCGCGGGAACGGTAGCTGCGGCAAGCGATGCGCCTGCGGCCTTCAGTGCCGAACGTCGGGTGAGACGCGTCATAGCGTATCCGGGGCTGGCAGCGAGACGATCATAAAAGCCGGATGTTCTTCAGACCATTCCAGTCCATTCCGGACCTTTCATTCCATTTTATTTCGTTCTCAGTGACTGCCACTCGGCCGGATATTCGGCGCGTAACTGGGCCAACCCGCGAAAAACGGTTTCCGGTGGAGATTGGCTCTGGCTACCACGGGAAATCTACACACTTCGTGGGTTTCGACGGCACTGGTATCGAAACGGTATAGCGGAGGGCCCCTCGAGCGAGTTCTCGACGCCGCGCGCGGAACTCGTCCCGATCGCGATCCGATGGGCTACCGACTCCGCGATCGGCCGTGTCCCGCCACCGTCGCGTAACAGTTGCCGCTCGAGAGTTCCCACTCGCGGAGCTCGAGGTCGCTGTTCTCGAGATCGGCCTCGAATTCGTCGGGCGCGTAGATGTGGTAGAAGCGGTCGACCGGTTCGCCGCCGGGGAGGGTCCACTCGACCGTCGTGTCGAAGCCCTCGGGCTCCTCGAACCGGTCGTGGGCGGTCGACCACGCGCTGACCAGCGCGCGGCCGTCGGGCGAGAGCACCCGCGCGAGTTCGTCCAGACTTGCCCGGCGGGCCGCTCGCGTCGGCAGGTGGTGCAGCGTCGCGACGTAGACCGCGATGTCGATCGCGTCGTCGGCCACCGGAAGCCTCGCCGCGTCGCCCTGTACCAGTTCGACATCGAACTCGCGCTCGAGGGCACGGTTTCGCCCCGTCTCGAGTAGCCCGCGGCTGACGTCGAGGCCGACGACGGACTCGCAGTCGGCGGCGAGGAGTTCGGCGTGCCGGCAGTTGCCACAGCCGAGATCGAGTCCGACGCCGCCGGCTCCGTGGTCGGCCGCGCTCGCGACGAAGGATTCGACCTCGGGCCACGCGTACTCCCGCGTGGACGCGAAGTGTGTCGCGATCCGGTCGTAGGTGTCGCGCACGTCGTCTCGGCTGTGTGCTCGCTCCTGATCCCCGGCCATCGTCGGATTTCGTCGGGGTATCCGGAAAAAGCGTTCGCAAAGCCGCTCGGATTTCCACTCGGGGTCCCCCGGCGAGCGGCTGTAGTGTGTCGCTACTGTGGGGTATCGGGGTCGATGCGCTTCATCGGGCGTGAGTCGGCAGCCACAGGGCCCCCAATGCTCCATCGGGCGCCGGGACGTGACCGTGTGAATGTGAGACCGTGACGGGGGCTCGAGGGATTCGAGGGGTTTATCTACTCCCGACGGGAACTGTGGGATGCGTACGAGGGCTCGTAGATCAGGGGTAGATCACTCCCTTGGCATGGGAGAGGCCCCGGGTTCAAATCCCGGCGAGTCCACTCGAAATTTTGCGTTTCAGACGTTCTACTTGCTGAATTCCGTTCCCTAAGGGTGTTCTGACGGCTATCGATACGACAGTGCTGACAGCGGCTTGCTTGAGAGTCATGTTCCTGTTATAGGCCTTCGATGAAGTCGCGTCGCTGTTCCATCTTCTCACGGTCTGTACGGCGGTCGTAGTGGCGATCGAGAACTTCCGAGGAAACGTCACAGCGGTCGCTGACGATTTTCTCGGGGATGTCCTCGCGGAGCTGGTACGTGATCGCGCCGCGCCGGATCGTGTGCGGCGAGAGACTGCTTGGGCAGTCGTAGTAGTGCCCGTACTCCGTGGCTTCGCAGTCGTTCGGATCGCGGTCGTGGGGACACCCCTCGATCATGCAGGGCTGTGTGAGTCGGTACACTTCAGACCGGATCTGGCCGGAACTCAGCCGGCCCTGATCGCTCGTTACCAGCGGCTCGCGGCCGTGGTCATCCACGATATCGTGGCGGTGGAAGCGGATGTACTCGTCGAGGACATCGCAGTAGTAATCGTCGAGCGCGATCGCCCGCTCGGCCGGCTCCTGATTCTTGAGCGGTGTGTCGGTATCCGGCCTATGTCGGAGCCAGAAGCACTGGTCCTCGGGTTCGTAGTCCTCGAGGTCGACCGCTCGAAGGCTCCCGAGGCGGATCCCCGTGTGCCAGAGGATCGCCATGATGACGTGCTCGCGGCTCGCGCGCTTGTACCGCTCGAGGTAGCCGATGATCTTGTGGGCGCGATCGGCGTCGAGCATCTCGTCGCGCGCTTCGTCACCGCGGTCGACATCCGGAAGCTTCACTCGCTCGCGCATTCCCGGTTCGACGGCATCAATCGAGGCGCAGAACTCGAGGAAGACGCGCAACGTCGCGAGCTGCCCGCGGAGCGTGACGATGTTCACGTCCTGTTGTCGCCACACCCGATAGCGGTGGAGATCCCGACCGGTGAGATCGTTGAGGTTGTCTATTCCAACCTCGTTGCACCACTCGACGAAGGCATTCAGCCGGTACTTGTGGTTCTGCAGCGTCTTCGCGCTGATCTCGAGTTCGCGGTGCGAGACGTAGAGGTCGACCGCCTCACGGGGCGAGATCGGCTCGAGGCCGTCGCTCATGCCGTCACCCTCCGTGTCGCGTAGTTCTGGAGTTGGCAGAAGACGCCACCGCGCCGGAGCTCTCTTCCGTCATCGGTGTAGACGATGTGACCGCCGGCATGACACTCGCTACAGCGGTAACAGGTCGTGTCTGTCGAACCCCAGGTGGTTCGCCGTGCGGTCGCGCCGCAGGTCTTGCAGGTGACCGTCTCGGGGTCGTCACGCATCGCCATCACCGTCCTCGACGATCAGGTCCTCGAGGTCGCTTCGATCGGCGGCGTGTTCCTCGTCGGCGAGTCCTTCGGTGAACGTCGCGACTTCGTCGCGGAACAGGCGGAAGAACTCGCGCGTGCTTTCCTCCGAGCGGACCTGCGAATGCTGCTTTGTGATCGAGGCGACCATCGACTCGAAGATCTGGTCTTCGTCCTCGAGCACGTCGATCCCGTCAGAGAGTCGCCGGTAGGCGAGCATCTTCTGGAACCTGCGGGTGTTGACAACGGCCTCGATCTCCTCGTCGGAGAGTGCCGTGACTTCGATCACGCCTCCTCACCTCCGTCGGTCGCGGCGATCTCGATCCCGCAGGCGTCCGCGCGTCGGTGAACGCTCTCCCCAAGCATCGCCTCGGCGTCGGCCGTCAGCGTGTAGCTGTTCGTCCGACCGTCGAGTTCGTCGCGCTCGAGGAGATCGTCATCGATCAGTCTATCGAGGTTCTGGTACAGCCGGCTGTGACCGATCTCGCCGTAGTACTCCTGAAGGTCGTCTTTGATCGCGAGCCCGTAGGGGTCCTTTCCGACTGACTCGAGTCCAGCGATCGCCTCGAGGATGTCCCGCTGGAAGCCGGAGAGGTCGCCCCACGCGATACCGCCGTCGGCGACCAGCTCGGGCTCGGCTTCGTAGTCCTCAGCGAGTTCGTTCGCTTGCTGCCGACCTTCAGGCGAGCCCGATGCAGGGCCACCGTCAGCTCGGA from Natrinema versiforme includes these protein-coding regions:
- a CDS encoding site-specific integrase: MSDGLEPISPREAVDLYVSHRELEISAKTLQNHKYRLNAFVEWCNEVGIDNLNDLTGRDLHRYRVWRQQDVNIVTLRGQLATLRVFLEFCASIDAVEPGMRERVKLPDVDRGDEARDEMLDADRAHKIIGYLERYKRASREHVIMAILWHTGIRLGSLRAVDLEDYEPEDQCFWLRHRPDTDTPLKNQEPAERAIALDDYYCDVLDEYIRFHRHDIVDDHGREPLVTSDQGRLSSGQIRSEVYRLTQPCMIEGCPHDRDPNDCEATEYGHYYDCPSSLSPHTIRRGAITYQLREDIPEKIVSDRCDVSSEVLDRHYDRRTDREKMEQRRDFIEGL
- a CDS encoding helix-turn-helix transcriptional regulator, producing MNLGTSVGHTPHARQEASPAKRSDARCACGARADGYDARSNEPVCRSCAHLRADGGPASGSPEGRQQANELAEDYEAEPELVADGGIAWGDLSGFQRDILEAIAGLESVGKDPYGLAIKDDLQEYYGEIGHSRLYQNLDRLIDDDLLERDELDGRTNSYTLTADAEAMLGESVHRRADACGIEIAATDGGEEA